The Hypanus sabinus isolate sHypSab1 chromosome 5, sHypSab1.hap1, whole genome shotgun sequence genome has a segment encoding these proteins:
- the LOC132394260 gene encoding probable G-protein coupled receptor 139 — MLEIQATHTKCWWNAAGQAASTGRSAVDVSDRYPSSGLTERKDLNLAAIVILSRGKCGLSNCITRYLVGMAAADLIVVVIAIIVEDINNLYVYARFLHITPVCALTLLLKIASLDCSVWLTVAFTLDRCVAICCQNLRKLYCTEGVATVVIVIVGVVGFVRSIPFYFVVEPYVIINNVPWRCVPIPE, encoded by the exons atgctggaaattcaagcaacacacacaaaatgctggtggaacgcagcaggccaggcagcatctacagggagaagcgctgtcgacgtttcggaccgatacccttcgtcaggactaactgaaaggaaagatc TGAATTTAGCGGCGATTGTAATCCTGTCCCGTGGGAAATGTGGACTCTCCAACTGTATCACACGTTACCTAGTGGGAATGGCTGCGGCAGATCTCATTGTCGTTGTCATTGCTATTATTGTCGAGGATATCAATAATCTCTACGTGTACGCCAGATTCTTGCACATTACTCCGGTCTGCGCTCTGACCCTCCTGCTTAAAATTGCAAGTTTGGACTGCTCTGTTTGGCTAACAGTTGCTTTCACATTGGATCGCTGCGTTGCGATTTGCTGTCAAAATCTACGGAAACTgtactgtacagagggagtggCGACCGTAGTCATAGTAATAGTGGGGGTTGTGGGCTTTGTGAGGAGTATTCCGTTTTACTTTGTTGTGGAGCCTTATGTAATAATTAACAATGTACCTTGGCGTTGTGTCCCCATTCCCGAATAA